Proteins co-encoded in one Setaria viridis chromosome 9, Setaria_viridis_v4.0, whole genome shotgun sequence genomic window:
- the LOC117839058 gene encoding LOW QUALITY PROTEIN: protein STRUBBELIG-RECEPTOR FAMILY 7 (The sequence of the model RefSeq protein was modified relative to this genomic sequence to represent the inferred CDS: deleted 1 base in 1 codon), with translation MALGAAGVAALLLATVFTGVTGDTNSDDVTALSTFYTALNSPSQLTNWVPQNGDPCGQSWLGVTCSGSRVITIKVPGMGLNGTLGYNMNLLTELSELDASNNNLGGSDIPYNLPPNLERLNLEKNNFIGTLPYSISKMATLNYLNLGHNQLSDINVVFNQLTNLTTLDFSYNSFSGTLPESFSNMTSLSTLYLQNNQFTGTIDVLTDLPLTDLNVANNQFSGSIPDKMKSISNLQTSGNSFSNSPAPAATAPPSDTRPSRPSPSGSPSQSNHNSSPSRGRDTGALVGFFLIKRKSMRHQQGGDPEKNEHLSPLASGKIKQLRPICSILLSPTGKELKKNVSMNLKPPSKIELHKSFNENDPTNKPVAKKVNLSSIRATAYTVTDLQVATESFSAYNLVGEGSFGRVYRAQLSDQKVLAVKKINFSAIPDHPSDFFIKLVANIAKLNHPNLSELDGYCSEHGQCLLAYEFYKNGSLHDILHLSDGNSRSLSWNSRVKIALGSARALEYLHETCSPSIIHKNFKSSNILLDDELNPHISDCGFADLIPNQELQESDDNSGYRAPEVTMSGQYSQKSDVYSFGVVMLELLTGRKAFDSSQPRSQQSLVRWATLQLHDIDSLDQMVDPALEGLYPAKSLSRFADAIALCVQPEPEFRPPMSEVVQSLVRLVQRSSMGAGLASSERNSCRFDDSGDHTF, from the exons TGACTGCCCTCAGCACGTTCTACACGGCCTTGAACTCGCCGTCGCAGCTGACAAACTGGGTGCCCCAGAACGGTGACCCTTGTGGCCAGTCTTGGCTCGGGGTTACTTGTTCTGGTTCAAGAGTGATAACAAT AAAAGTACCTGGCATGGGGCTAAATGGGACCCTGGGATACAACATGAATCTCCTCACTGAACTATCTGAGCT TGATGCGAGCAACAATAATCTTGGAGGAAGTGATATCCCTTATAATCTCCCACCAAATCTTGAGAGACT AAATCTAGAGAAAAACAACTTCATTGGGACTTTACCTTACTCCATTTCCAAAATGGCTACACTTAATTATTT AAATCTTGGTCATAATCAGCTGTCAGACATCAATGTTGTCTTCAACCAACTGACCAACTTAACAACATT GGACTTCTCGTATAACTCGTTTTCTGGCACTCTTCCTGAAAGCTTCAGCAACATGACAAGTTTAAGCACACT TTATTTGCAGAACAATCAATTTACCGGCACGATAGACGTTCTCACTGATCTCCCTCTGACGGACCT AAATGTTGCAAATAACCAATTCAGTGGTTCAATTCCTGATAAGATGAAGAGCATAAGCAATCTCCA gaCAAGTGGCAACTCCTTTAGCAACAGTCCTGCACCAGCTGCAACAGCACCTCCATCAGACACTCGACCTTCGCGACCATCTCCATCTGGAAGTCCAAGTCAGAGTAACCATAACAGTAGTCCATCACGAGGAAGGGATACCG GTGCATTGGTTGGCTTCTTTCTGATCAAGAGGAAATCTATGAGGCATCAACAGGGAGGTGATCCTGAAAAGAATGAGCACCTCAGCCCTCTTGCATCCGGGAAAATTAAAC AACTGAGGCCCATCTGCTCTATCTTGCTCTCACCAACTGGAAAAGAGCTGAAGAAGAATGTATCAATGAACTTGAAACCACCGTCGAAAATCGAGCTGCACAAGTCCTTCAACGAAAATGATCCCACTAACAAGCCTGTTGCGAAGAAAGTAAACCTCTCTTCCATCAGGGCAACTGCATACACGGTGACAGACCTGCAGGTAGCAACGGAGAGCTTCAGTGCTTACAATCTGGTCGGCGAAGGCTCTTTTGGCCGTGTTTACAGAGCACAGTTGTCTGATCAGAAG GTTCTGGCTGTGAAGAAAATCAATTTCTCTGCCATCCCAGACCACCCATCTGATTTCTTCATTAAGTTGGTTGCCAACATTGCAAAGCTAAATCATCCAAACCTCTCAGAGCTAGATGGCTACTGCTCAGAGCATGGACAGTGCTTGCTGGCATATGAATTTTACAAGAATGGATCTCTTCATGACATCCTTCACCTGTCAGATGGCAACAGCAGATCGTTGTCTTGGAATAGCCGTGTCAAGATTGCGCTAGGATCAGCGAGGGCATTAGA GTATCTACATGAAACTTGTTCGCCATCTATCATCCACAAGAATTTCAAATCATCTAACATACTGTTGGACGATGAGCTTAACCCCCACATTTCAGATTGTGGGTTTGCAGACCTAATTCCCAATCAGGAACTCCAG GAATCAGATGACAACTCGGGATACAGAGCTCCTGAGGTGACCATGTCCGGTCAGTACTCTCAAAAGAGCGATGTTTACAGCTTTGGAGTCGTCATGCTTGAGCTCCTGACTGGTCGTAAAGCATTCGACAG CTCTCAACCAAGGTCCCAGCAATCATTAGTCCGGTGGGCTACTCTGCAGCTGCACGACATCGACTCGCTAGATCAGATGGTTGATCCAGCACTGGAGGGGCTGTACCCTGCGAAATCACTCTCTCGGTTTGCAGACGCAATCGCTCTCTGTGTCCAG CCTGAGCCAGAATTCAGGCCACCAATGTCGGAGGTCGTCCAGTCTCTGGTCCGTCTTGTGCAACGATCAAGCATGGGGGCGGGGCTAGCT AGTAGCGAGAGGAATTCTTGCCGGTTCGATGACTCTGGTGACCACACATTCTAG